AGGCGGTCAGGGCGGCGTTGGCCTCGCCCTCCACCGGCTGGGCGCGCACGCGGACCTTCAGCACCGGGCGGCCGTCCGGGTCGACGTCCCAACCGTCGATGCGATCGGCCGAGGCGCGCGGGGTCAGTTTGACGGGGATGCGGGCGGTCATGGGACGTGTTTGGCCCATTCACGCGAGAGCGCCAAGCTAACCTTCCCGCTCATCCCGGCGGACGCCGGGATTCAGTGCTTTGGCTTCAGGCGCCGCGCAGGCTTGCGGATATCTCCACCGTTGAGCGCGCAGCTCTTACTGGGTCCCGGCGTCCGCCGGGATGAGCGGATATAGAAGGCGGATAAGAAAACGCGCCGGACGATCTCTCGCCCGGCGCGCTTCCAACTCAGCGTGACGCCCTTAGCCCAGAGCGGCCATCAGTTCCGGCACGGCGGTCTTGTAGTCGGCGACCCAGCCGTAGTCGGCGACCTGGAAGATCGGGGCGTCGGCGTCCTTGTTGATCGCGACGATCACCTTGGAGTCCTTCATCCCGGCCAGGTGCTGGATGGCGCCCGAGATGCCGATGGCGATGTAGAGGGCCGGGGCCACGACCTTGCCGGTCTGGCCGACCTGATAGTCGTTGGGCGCATAGCCCGCATCGACCGCCGCGCGCGAGGCGCCGACGGCGGCGCCCAGCTTGTCGGCCAGCGGGTCCATGACGGCGTGGAACTCTTCGGCCGAGCCCAGGGCGCGGCCGCCCGAGACGACGATCTTGGCGGCGCCCAGTTCGGGGCGGTCCGACTTGACCATCTCTTCCGAGACGAAGGCGGTCTTGGGCGCTTCGCCGGCGGCGACGCTCTCGACAGGGGCCGAGCCGCCTTCAGCGGCGGCGGCGAAGGCCGTCGGGCGCACAGTGATGACCTTCTTGGCGTCGGCCGACTGGATCGTCTCCAGAGCGTTGCCCGCGTAGATCGGCCTGATGAAGGTGTCGGCCGAGACGACCTCGACGATGTCCGAGATCGGCGCGACGTCCAGCTTGGCGGCGAGGCGCGGAGCGAAGTTCTTTCCGTCCGTGGTGGCGGGGGCCAGGATGGCGTCATAGCTCCCGGCCAGCGGCAGGACGGTGGCTTCGACCGCTTCGGCCAGACCGTGGGCGACGGCGTCGCCCTCGGCCAGCAACACCTTGCGGACGCCCGAAATCTTGGCGGCGGCGTCCGCCACGCCCTTGGCGTCCTTGCCCAGCACCAGGACGTCCACGTCCGACGACAGCGCCAGGGCGGCCGTCACGGTCTTGTGGGTGGTGTCGCGAACGGCCGAGCCGTCGTGGTCGGCGATGACGAGAACGGCCATTACAGAACCCCTGCGTCTTTGAGCTTGGAAACCAGTTCGGCCGCATCGGCGACCTTGACGCCCGCCGAACGCTTCGGCGGTTCCGTCACCTTGAGCACCTTCAGGCGGTCGGCCGTGTCGACGCCGTAATCGGCGACCGCCTTCACGGCGATCTCCTTCTTCTTGGCCTTCATGATGTTCGGCAAGCTGGCGTAGCGCGGCGTGTTCAGGCGCAGGTCGACCGACACGACGGCGGGCAGTTCGGCCGCAACCGTCTGCAGGCCGCCGTCGACTTCACGCGTCACCACAGCCTTGCCGCCCTCGATCACCAGCTTGCCGGCGAAGGTGGCCTGCGGCCAGTCCAACAGGGCGGCCAGCATCTGGCCGACCGCATTGTTGTCGCCGTCGATCGACTGCTTGCCCAGCAGGACCAGATCCGGCTTCTCCTCGTCGACCACCGCCTTCAGCACCTTGGCGACGGCCAGCGGCTCCAGGTCCGTGTCCGACTGCACCAGAACGCCGCGATCGGCGCCCATGGCCAGGGCCGTGCGGATGGTTTCCTGAGCCTGGGTCACGCCGATGGAGACGACGACGATCTCGGTCGCCGTGCCCGCGGCATGATGTTCCTTGCCTTCCTTCAGACGCACCGCCTCTTCGACGGCGATTTCGTCGAAGGGGTTCATGCTCATCTTGACGTTGGCCAGATCGACGCCGGTCTGATCCGCCTTGACGCGGGCCTTGACGTTATAGTCGATCACCCGTTTCACCGGGACGAGTACCTTCATGAGCCTATCCACTTGGTCATCGAAATGTCGGTCGAGGGATTGGACCGACGAGGCCGACCTGTCAACGTAACGCTACGTGAAGTGCGGTGGTGTCGCGGACGCATTTTTGATTTATTGAGACCGGCATGAAACGCTTCCTGACGATCCGTCGCCTCAGCTTTATCTTCTTCAGCCTGTTTGCTGTGACGCTGGCGGGGGTGTTCATCCTGCAGCGTTTCTGGGTCGATCCGGGCGATCGCTGTACGGCCAAGGGCTATTGGTACGACTTGGAGACGCGCATCTGCGCCCAGCCCGTCTACATCCCCGACATCACCAAACGGCCGGAGGGCATGTCGCGCGCTGAAGCCTCGGCCGAGGCCAACCGCGACCTGGTCAAGCTGGAAGACCAGATCGCCGCCGACAAACGCGCCCGCGCCGCCGCCACCGAAGCCGAGCGCGAGCGGGTCAAGGCGCTTCAGGGCCGCTAAGCCTCCGGCTCTTCAGTCTTCGCTCAGCCTCAGCGCGTCGCGCCGGGGCGCCACAGCACGTCGCCCGCGCCGTTGGCGTTGGCGCGGCGGGCGGCGACGAAGAGGTGGTCCGACAGGCGGTTCAGATAGCGGACCGCCTCAGGGTTCACCGTCTCGCCGCTTTCCACCAGGCGCACGCCGTCGCGCTCGGCCCGACGGCACACGGTGCGCGCCAGATGCAGATGCGCCGACAGCGGCGAACCGCCTGACAGGATGAAGCTGTCCAGCGGCTTGAGACAGCCGTTCATCCAGTCGATCTCGCTTTCCAGACGCTCGACCTGAGAGGCGATGATGCGCAGCGCCTCCCACTTGGGCGCAGGCTCCAGCGGGGTGGCCAGGTCGGCGCCCAGGTCGAACAGCTCGTTCTGGATGCGGCCCAGCATGGCGTCGATGCGGTCGTTCTGGCCACTGTTCAGGCGCGCCACGCCGATGACGGCGTTCAGTTCGTCGACCGTCCCATAGGCCTCGACCCGCAGATCGGTCTTGGACACCGGCGCGCCCGAGGCCAGTCGCGTCTGACCGGCGTCGCCGGTGCGGGTG
Above is a window of Brevundimonas naejangsanensis DNA encoding:
- a CDS encoding electron transfer flavoprotein subunit alpha/FixB family protein, with the translated sequence MAVLVIADHDGSAVRDTTHKTVTAALALSSDVDVLVLGKDAKGVADAAAKISGVRKVLLAEGDAVAHGLAEAVEATVLPLAGSYDAILAPATTDGKNFAPRLAAKLDVAPISDIVEVVSADTFIRPIYAGNALETIQSADAKKVITVRPTAFAAAAEGGSAPVESVAAGEAPKTAFVSEEMVKSDRPELGAAKIVVSGGRALGSAEEFHAVMDPLADKLGAAVGASRAAVDAGYAPNDYQVGQTGKVVAPALYIAIGISGAIQHLAGMKDSKVIVAINKDADAPIFQVADYGWVADYKTAVPELMAALG
- a CDS encoding electron transfer flavoprotein subunit beta/FixA family protein; the encoded protein is MKVLVPVKRVIDYNVKARVKADQTGVDLANVKMSMNPFDEIAVEEAVRLKEGKEHHAAGTATEIVVVSIGVTQAQETIRTALAMGADRGVLVQSDTDLEPLAVAKVLKAVVDEEKPDLVLLGKQSIDGDNNAVGQMLAALLDWPQATFAGKLVIEGGKAVVTREVDGGLQTVAAELPAVVSVDLRLNTPRYASLPNIMKAKKKEIAVKAVADYGVDTADRLKVLKVTEPPKRSAGVKVADAAELVSKLKDAGVL
- a CDS encoding DUF167 family protein, whose protein sequence is MTARIPVKLTPRASADRIDGWDVDPDGRPVLKVRVRAQPVEGEANAALTAFLAKALGVPKRDVTLARGGQSRLKMIEVDGLTDAEVRVRLPAD
- a CDS encoding cob(I)yrinic acid a,c-diamide adenosyltransferase; translation: MVTLNKIYTRTGDAGQTRLASGAPVSKTDLRVEAYGTVDELNAVIGVARLNSGQNDRIDAMLGRIQNELFDLGADLATPLEPAPKWEALRIIASQVERLESEIDWMNGCLKPLDSFILSGGSPLSAHLHLARTVCRRAERDGVRLVESGETVNPEAVRYLNRLSDHLFVAARRANANGAGDVLWRPGATR